One Clostridia bacterium DNA segment encodes these proteins:
- the miaA gene encoding tRNA (adenosine(37)-N6)-dimethylallyltransferase MiaA — MRLWVILGPTAVGKSEVAVEVAGLVDGEVVVADSMQVYKGLDIGTAKLGERQKVAGNGRYIPHHLVDVTTPDRPFSVAEYQRLARRAITDILARGRTPILAGGSALYLRAMIDPDYTFPPLAADPALRHRLRRRAEEQGSAALHRELASVDPESAARLHPNDLRRVIRALEIYHLTGRPASRWRPAAGHSLPYAPSLIGLILPRSLLYERIDRRTKEMLGRGWVEEVKGLLEAGYSPALPALQGLGYRHIVAYLRGECTHEEMVRLIQRDTRRFAKRQLTWFRRDRRIRWFDVSRYPNARILAAEIVAEIGRTTGAGVEYITEMSAKPPLEGKPGE; from the coding sequence GTGCGTTTGTGGGTAATCCTGGGGCCCACGGCGGTAGGCAAGTCCGAGGTAGCGGTAGAGGTGGCCGGACTAGTAGACGGTGAGGTGGTAGTGGCCGATTCCATGCAGGTGTACAAGGGGCTGGACATAGGTACGGCAAAACTCGGCGAGCGGCAGAAGGTGGCCGGCAACGGCCGCTATATACCGCACCACCTGGTGGACGTGACCACGCCCGACCGGCCTTTCAGCGTAGCCGAATACCAGCGCCTGGCCAGAAGAGCAATTACCGACATTCTGGCCCGGGGAAGAACCCCCATTCTGGCCGGCGGATCCGCTCTTTATTTGAGGGCCATGATCGATCCCGATTATACCTTTCCGCCCCTGGCCGCCGACCCCGCCCTGCGGCACAGGTTGCGGCGCCGTGCGGAAGAGCAAGGGAGCGCCGCCCTCCACCGGGAGTTGGCGAGTGTAGATCCGGAGAGTGCCGCGCGGCTTCACCCGAACGATCTCCGCCGGGTGATACGGGCACTGGAGATTTACCATCTGACCGGACGGCCGGCCTCGCGGTGGCGACCCGCAGCCGGGCACTCTCTCCCTTACGCCCCAAGCCTCATCGGTTTGATTCTCCCCCGCTCGCTGCTTTACGAGCGCATAGACCGGCGGACGAAAGAGATGCTGGGCCGCGGCTGGGTGGAAGAGGTGAAGGGTCTCCTTGAAGCGGGATACTCGCCTGCGCTTCCCGCGCTTCAGGGCCTGGGCTACCGGCACATTGTGGCCTACCTCCGGGGGGAGTGCACTCACGAGGAGATGGTACGCCTCATACAGCGGGACACACGGCGGTTTGCCAAGCGGCAGCTGACCTGGTTTCGCCGGGACCGGCGCATCCGCTGGTTTGATGTCAGCCGTTATCCAAACGCCCGTATTCTGGCCGCGGAAATAGTGGCCGAGATCGGCAGGACTACCGGGGCAGGCGTAGAATATATAACCGAGATGAGCGCTAAACCACCGCTGGAGGGAAAACCTGGTGAGTAA
- a CDS encoding ABC transporter permease, with protein sequence MGNRLQLGLGLLWVLLAWEVLSLALNHPALPGPLVALADLIRHAGRLWPHFWYSFYRVVLSLLVGLVTAAPLGLAVGRKETLDRLLMPAAYLLYPVPKIAFLPLVFLLLGIGDGARIFLVTTIIFFQILVASRDAARGIPQQSILSMLSLGARPGQVFRHIILPACLPGILSALRVSLGTAISVLFFTETVAGTTGLGYYIFDSMYRADYPQMLAGIVAIGLLGLMLFAFIDWLERRLCAWQYVV encoded by the coding sequence GTGGGTAACCGGTTACAGCTCGGGCTGGGTCTCCTCTGGGTGCTTCTGGCCTGGGAAGTACTGTCCCTTGCCCTTAATCACCCCGCCCTTCCCGGCCCGCTGGTGGCGCTGGCGGACCTGATTCGTCATGCCGGCCGCCTTTGGCCCCACTTCTGGTACAGCTTCTACCGGGTGGTGCTGAGCCTGTTGGTGGGCCTGGTCACCGCCGCTCCCCTGGGGTTGGCTGTGGGTCGCAAGGAAACCCTCGACCGCCTGCTCATGCCTGCGGCTTATCTCCTCTACCCGGTACCCAAGATAGCTTTTCTGCCCCTGGTTTTTCTCCTGTTGGGTATCGGTGATGGGGCGCGGATCTTCCTGGTCACCACCATTATTTTCTTTCAGATCCTCGTGGCCAGTCGGGACGCCGCCCGGGGTATTCCCCAACAATCTATTCTCTCCATGCTTTCCCTGGGGGCGAGGCCCGGACAGGTGTTTCGCCACATCATTCTTCCCGCCTGTCTTCCCGGCATTCTGAGTGCCCTGAGGGTAAGCCTGGGCACGGCCATTTCCGTACTCTTTTTTACCGAAACCGTAGCCGGGACTACGGGACTCGGTTACTATATTTTCGACTCCATGTACCGGGCCGACTACCCGCAGATGTTGGCCGGCATTGTGGCCATAGGCCTTTTGGGCCTGATGCTCTTTGCCTTCATAGATTGGCTGGAGCGGCGGCTGTGCGCCTGGCAGTACGTAGTGTAA
- the hfq gene encoding RNA chaperone Hfq, which yields MSKGQINLQDWYLNQLRKENVPVTIYLVNGFQLKGVIRAFDNFTVVVDVEGRQQMVYKHAISTVMPQRPLNLAQALAQQEGLS from the coding sequence GTGAGTAAGGGTCAGATTAACCTTCAAGACTGGTATTTGAACCAATTGCGCAAGGAGAACGTGCCGGTCACCATCTACCTGGTTAACGGGTTCCAGCTCAAGGGCGTGATCCGGGCCTTTGACAACTTTACGGTAGTGGTGGATGTAGAAGGCCGCCAGCAAATGGTTTATAAGCACGCCATCTCTACGGTAATGCCTCAGCGTCCGCTCAATCTGGCCCAGGCTCTCGCCCAGCAGGAGGGTCTCTCGTAA
- a CDS encoding ABC transporter ATP-binding protein, which yields MTVPFLEVDAVSLVYSQNGHRIGALEEVSLEVGRGESWAIIGPSGCGKTSLLYLMAGLRPPTRGVVRVEGKVLTGPRPQTALILQDYGLFPWKNVYQNAVLGLEIRGVSHQEQRRLAMPILRELGLEEFLSCYPGQLSGGQRQRVAIARALALSPDLLLMDEPLSALDALTREGLQDLVLEIWRQQGLTMVLVTHSIEEAVYLGRKIVVLTPRPGRVLEIVDNHLAGLPSFRQSQTFYQQCIRLRRLLEVGESG from the coding sequence ATGACCGTGCCTTTTCTGGAGGTAGACGCGGTTAGCCTGGTTTATTCCCAGAACGGGCACCGGATCGGCGCCCTGGAAGAGGTCAGCCTGGAGGTCGGACGGGGTGAGAGTTGGGCGATAATCGGGCCGTCCGGGTGCGGCAAGACCTCACTACTGTACCTCATGGCCGGGTTGCGGCCGCCTACCCGGGGGGTGGTCCGGGTGGAAGGAAAGGTATTGACCGGACCCCGACCCCAAACCGCCCTGATCCTCCAGGACTACGGCCTCTTCCCCTGGAAGAATGTCTATCAGAATGCAGTTCTGGGGTTGGAGATCCGCGGGGTTAGCCACCAAGAGCAGCGCCGGCTGGCCATGCCCATCCTCCGGGAACTGGGGTTGGAAGAGTTTCTCTCCTGCTATCCCGGGCAACTGAGCGGAGGACAGCGGCAACGGGTGGCCATCGCCCGCGCCCTGGCCCTATCTCCAGATCTGTTGCTGATGGACGAACCCTTGTCCGCCCTGGACGCCCTGACGCGGGAGGGGCTGCAGGACCTGGTCCTCGAGATTTGGAGGCAGCAAGGCCTCACCATGGTACTGGTTACCCATAGCATAGAGGAAGCGGTTTACCTGGGCAGAAAAATTGTGGTTCTCACTCCCCGTCCGGGCAGGGTTCTGGAAATAGTCGATAATCATCTGGCCGGCCTGCCCTCTTTTCGACAGTCCCAGACGTTTTACCAGCAGTGCATCCGGCTACGTCGTCTTCTGGAGGTAGGGGAGAGTGGGTAA
- the mutS gene encoding DNA mismatch repair protein MutS, which produces MQELTPMLDQYRRIKEQYRDALVFFRLGDFYEMFYEDAEIASRELEITLTSRPAGRAGAVPMCGVPYHAAEGYIARLAARGYRVAICEQTPGTEGRSKLMDREVVRVVTPGTVLTDGVLLPKENHYLAVLVGTQEHWGAAYADVSTGEFYFGSFARRPQALEEELTRLCPAEVVVARPEDRDAVSEIAARLGLNLSFFAAAARAPEEILARHFGRTPEELAAGAGPGALQAAGILVAYLLETQKNSLEHLRPPQRYKSPTHMVLDAATKRNLELTVGRHTGTREGSLVAVLDFTLTPMGGRLLRRWIENPLIEIDGIRARLDSVEELLDRPLVAHELRSLLGGVRDLERLVAKAVYGTAGPRDLLALKDSLMVLPRIGEVVGRLEKGLAACLGRDFDPVTDLAARLEEAIDPQAPPGLEQGGIIRTGYHPEVDRLRRARERGQEWIAGLETRERERTGIKSLKVGYNRVFGYYLEVTKPNLSLVPSDYRRKQTLVNAERFVTPELAQYEELILEAEEKLVALEQRLFAELRREVAAAAARIQQAAARVATWDCLQALAEAAARHNYVRPEVNEGPDLVIRQGRHPVVECHLPPGEFVANDTCLDGKEQRLVILTGPNMAGKSTYMRQVALIVLLAQMGSFVPAAYARIGVVDRIFTRVGAADDLVFGRSTFLMEMLECRTIVEEATARSLVVMDEVGRGTSTYDGLSLAQALLEYIHREIGCRTLFSTHYHELTALEDSLPGVVNYTVAVEEKEGRLVFLRTVGRGRADRSYGIQVAALAGLPEPLLRRAQKVMEGLTRGGEVGQAVPAPGERQSACSSPQVPEDGGQLRLFAEVGPVADGRERAVVAELRRLDLVSMTPLEALNKLYALQTRLKRVR; this is translated from the coding sequence ATGCAGGAACTCACGCCCATGTTGGACCAGTACCGGCGCATTAAGGAGCAGTACCGGGACGCCCTGGTGTTCTTTCGCCTGGGAGACTTTTACGAAATGTTCTATGAGGATGCCGAGATTGCCTCCCGGGAACTGGAAATCACCCTCACCAGCCGGCCGGCGGGAAGGGCGGGTGCGGTGCCCATGTGCGGGGTGCCGTATCACGCCGCCGAAGGCTACATAGCCCGGCTGGCGGCCCGGGGCTACCGGGTTGCCATCTGCGAGCAGACGCCGGGTACCGAGGGCCGGTCCAAGCTCATGGACCGGGAAGTGGTACGGGTGGTCACGCCCGGCACCGTACTCACCGACGGCGTTCTCCTCCCGAAAGAGAACCATTATTTGGCCGTGCTGGTGGGAACCCAGGAGCACTGGGGCGCGGCCTACGCCGACGTGTCCACCGGTGAGTTCTATTTCGGCAGTTTCGCCCGGCGGCCGCAGGCCCTTGAGGAAGAACTCACGCGCCTATGTCCGGCGGAGGTAGTGGTAGCCCGGCCGGAGGACCGGGACGCGGTTTCCGAAATAGCCGCGCGGCTTGGCCTCAACCTGAGCTTTTTTGCTGCCGCTGCCCGCGCACCCGAGGAGATCCTGGCCCGGCATTTTGGCCGCACCCCGGAGGAACTGGCCGCCGGCGCCGGACCGGGAGCCCTGCAGGCGGCGGGAATCCTGGTGGCCTACCTTCTGGAGACCCAGAAAAACAGTCTCGAGCACCTGCGCCCGCCCCAGCGCTACAAGTCGCCCACCCACATGGTGTTGGACGCCGCCACCAAGCGGAACCTGGAGCTTACCGTCGGCCGCCACACCGGCACCCGCGAAGGGTCACTGGTGGCGGTACTCGACTTCACCCTCACTCCCATGGGCGGGAGACTGTTGCGGCGGTGGATTGAAAACCCCCTGATCGAGATAGACGGCATTCGCGCCCGGCTGGACAGCGTAGAGGAACTGCTGGACCGGCCGCTGGTGGCGCACGAGCTGCGCTCTCTGTTGGGCGGGGTGCGGGATCTGGAAAGACTGGTGGCCAAGGCGGTTTACGGTACCGCCGGTCCCCGCGATCTCCTGGCGCTAAAGGATTCTCTGATGGTCTTGCCCCGGATAGGGGAAGTGGTGGGGCGGCTGGAAAAGGGATTGGCGGCCTGCCTGGGGCGCGATTTCGATCCCGTAACCGACCTGGCGGCCCGGCTGGAGGAGGCCATCGACCCCCAGGCGCCTCCGGGACTCGAGCAGGGGGGCATAATCCGGACGGGATACCATCCGGAGGTCGATCGCCTGCGTCGGGCGCGAGAGCGCGGCCAGGAGTGGATCGCCGGGCTCGAGACCAGAGAACGGGAAAGGACCGGCATCAAGTCCCTGAAGGTGGGTTACAACCGGGTCTTCGGATACTACCTGGAGGTTACCAAGCCGAACCTCTCGCTGGTGCCGTCCGACTACCGGCGCAAGCAGACCCTGGTTAACGCGGAGCGCTTCGTTACCCCCGAGTTGGCCCAGTACGAGGAGCTCATTCTGGAGGCGGAAGAGAAGCTGGTAGCACTCGAGCAGCGTCTTTTTGCCGAGCTGCGCCGGGAGGTGGCCGCCGCGGCCGCCCGCATTCAGCAGGCGGCGGCAAGGGTGGCGACCTGGGACTGCCTGCAGGCCCTGGCCGAGGCTGCCGCCCGGCACAACTACGTGCGGCCTGAGGTCAATGAAGGTCCCGACCTGGTCATCCGCCAGGGCCGCCACCCGGTGGTAGAGTGCCACCTGCCTCCCGGAGAGTTCGTGGCCAACGACACCTGTCTGGACGGGAAGGAACAGCGGCTGGTAATTCTCACCGGGCCCAACATGGCCGGCAAGTCCACGTACATGCGTCAGGTGGCGCTCATCGTGCTTCTGGCGCAGATGGGCAGCTTCGTTCCCGCCGCCTACGCCCGGATTGGAGTGGTGGACCGGATTTTCACCAGGGTGGGAGCGGCCGACGATCTGGTATTCGGACGCAGCACTTTTCTGATGGAAATGCTGGAGTGCCGGACCATAGTGGAAGAGGCCACGGCCCGCAGCCTGGTGGTGATGGATGAGGTGGGCCGGGGCACCAGCACTTATGACGGGCTCAGCCTGGCCCAGGCCCTGCTGGAGTACATCCACCGTGAGATCGGCTGCCGCACTCTCTTCTCCACCCATTACCACGAGCTAACCGCGCTGGAGGACAGCCTGCCGGGAGTGGTGAACTACACCGTGGCCGTGGAGGAGAAGGAAGGCCGGCTTGTCTTCCTGCGTACCGTAGGCCGGGGGCGGGCGGACCGCAGCTACGGCATCCAGGTGGCGGCCCTGGCCGGACTGCCCGAGCCGCTGCTGCGGCGGGCGCAGAAAGTGATGGAAGGGCTCACCCGGGGGGGAGAGGTGGGGCAGGCCGTCCCGGCGCCGGGCGAACGGCAGTCCGCCTGCTCGTCCCCGCAGGTACCGGAGGACGGGGGCCAACTCCGGTTGTTTGCCGAGGTCGGCCCGGTTGCCGACGGACGGGAGCGGGCGGTGGTGGCGGAATTGAGGCGCCTCGATCTGGTGAGCATGACTCCCTTAGAGGCGCTCAACAAACTGTACGCATTGCAGACTCGCCTCAAGCGGGTACGCTAG
- a CDS encoding AAA family ATPase has protein sequence MTRLNLLYGGRAPSAQEGGRNPAGGAPALEPANGQRRVRREPEALAELDRLVGLARVKELVREIYAYLEVGRWRSRENLTTVPTVLHMVFRGNPGTGKTTVARLLGRLFRDLGVLSRGHLVEVERADLVGQYVGHTAQKTREQIKKALGGILFVDEAYSLARGGEKDFGREAIDTLVRATELHRNEFVLILAGYHAEMERFLRTNPGLCSRLPLELVFPDYNVSELLEIARYMLSERDYRLSPAAEALLERHLRQLVLTGQAAQGNARLVRNLLEKAMRRQALRLLNQGQATREELMSLEPADFGPLLCSLAPPQEVQA, from the coding sequence GTGACCCGGCTCAATCTCCTCTACGGCGGCCGGGCTCCTTCCGCTCAAGAGGGAGGCCGGAACCCGGCCGGCGGCGCCCCGGCCCTCGAGCCGGCCAACGGCCAGCGACGGGTTAGGCGCGAGCCGGAGGCCCTGGCCGAGTTGGACCGGCTGGTCGGTCTGGCCCGGGTAAAGGAATTGGTGCGCGAGATCTATGCCTACCTCGAGGTTGGCCGGTGGCGCAGCCGCGAGAACCTGACCACCGTTCCTACTGTACTGCACATGGTCTTCCGGGGTAACCCCGGCACCGGCAAGACTACGGTGGCCCGGCTGCTGGGGAGGCTTTTCCGGGACTTGGGTGTGCTCTCCCGGGGCCACCTGGTGGAGGTAGAGCGGGCGGACCTGGTGGGACAGTACGTGGGACATACGGCGCAGAAGACCCGAGAGCAGATAAAGAAGGCGCTGGGGGGCATCCTGTTTGTAGACGAGGCCTACTCTTTGGCCCGGGGCGGCGAGAAGGACTTCGGCCGGGAGGCCATCGATACGCTGGTCAGGGCTACGGAGCTGCACCGCAACGAGTTCGTCCTGATCCTTGCGGGCTATCACGCGGAAATGGAGCGCTTCCTCCGCACCAACCCGGGGCTTTGCTCACGCCTGCCCCTGGAACTCGTCTTTCCCGACTACAACGTCTCGGAGTTGCTGGAGATCGCCAGGTACATGCTCTCCGAACGCGACTACCGCCTGAGTCCCGCCGCCGAGGCCCTGCTCGAGCGCCACCTGCGCCAACTGGTGCTAACCGGCCAGGCAGCCCAGGGTAACGCCCGCCTGGTACGCAACCTGCTCGAAAAGGCGATGCGGCGGCAGGCGTTACGCCTGCTGAACCAGGGGCAGGCCACCCGAGAGGAACTGATGTCCCTGGAACCCGCTGATTTCGGTCCCCTGCTTTGCTCTCTCGCCCCTCCCCAGGAAGTTCAGGCGTAG
- a CDS encoding radical SAM protein gives MATERLRACNICPHACGVNRLAGETGKCRAGARAAVADYGPHFGEEAVLVGRHGSGTVFFGHCNLRCVFCQNWEISHGGAGRVVSEEELAGVLLDLQDMGCHNLNLVTPTHFVPQILGALAIGLERGLSLPLVYNCGGYEAVETLVLLDGVVDIYMPDFKYWNEEPAARYSGAPDYPERAREALKEMHRQVGDLVVGPDGLAVRGLLVRHLVLPDNLAGTEQILRFIAGELSRHTFVNIMAQYYPAHKAGRYPPLDRRLTREEYAAALAAAREAGLTRAGRW, from the coding sequence ATGGCCACCGAACGGCTTCGCGCCTGCAATATCTGCCCCCATGCCTGCGGGGTCAACCGGCTCGCGGGGGAAACGGGTAAGTGCCGGGCGGGGGCCCGGGCCGCGGTGGCGGACTACGGTCCCCACTTCGGCGAAGAGGCGGTTCTGGTCGGGCGGCACGGCTCGGGCACGGTGTTCTTTGGCCACTGCAACCTGCGCTGTGTCTTCTGCCAGAACTGGGAGATAAGCCACGGTGGTGCCGGTCGGGTAGTGAGTGAGGAGGAACTGGCCGGCGTGCTGCTCGACCTGCAGGATATGGGATGCCACAACCTCAATCTGGTCACCCCTACCCACTTCGTGCCGCAGATTCTGGGCGCCCTGGCCATAGGGCTGGAGCGCGGGCTTTCCCTGCCCCTGGTCTATAACTGCGGCGGTTACGAGGCCGTGGAAACCCTGGTCCTCCTCGACGGGGTAGTAGACATTTACATGCCGGACTTCAAGTACTGGAATGAGGAACCTGCCGCCCGATACTCCGGCGCACCGGATTACCCGGAGAGGGCCAGAGAGGCCCTCAAGGAGATGCACCGGCAGGTGGGCGACCTGGTGGTAGGGCCGGACGGTCTGGCGGTAAGGGGATTGCTGGTCCGCCACCTGGTACTGCCGGATAACCTGGCCGGAACCGAACAGATCCTCCGCTTTATCGCCGGAGAGCTTTCCCGCCATACCTTCGTCAATATCATGGCCCAGTACTACCCGGCCCATAAGGCCGGGCGGTACCCACCTCTCGACCGCCGGCTTACCCGAGAGGAGTATGCCGCCGCCCTGGCTGCGGCCCGGGAGGCAGGGCTCACCCGGGCAGGCAGGTGGTAA
- a CDS encoding alpha/beta fold hydrolase gives MPDTLVRFKAGELELEGLLACPPEARAGVVICHPHPLHGANMRNFVVRAVAKSLQARGFATFRFNFRGVGNSEGEYDEGRGEVNDALEALAYLGARLAPGTPLGLCGYSFGGMVAFRAAAAGARIAALAGIAPYLVMDPPEVLAGYSGPKFIVVGTADDVVDPRRLKTLVDSTMRGSREFRLLDGADHFFVDREAEVGEVVAEFFTTCLPG, from the coding sequence ATGCCGGACACGCTGGTACGCTTTAAGGCCGGGGAATTGGAGCTGGAGGGCCTGCTGGCATGCCCGCCTGAAGCCAGGGCCGGAGTGGTAATCTGTCATCCCCACCCCTTACACGGCGCGAACATGCGCAATTTCGTGGTGCGGGCGGTGGCCAAGTCTCTTCAAGCCCGGGGCTTTGCCACCTTTCGCTTCAATTTCCGGGGAGTGGGCAACAGCGAAGGCGAGTATGACGAGGGCCGGGGAGAGGTAAACGATGCCCTGGAGGCCCTGGCCTATCTCGGCGCCCGGCTTGCGCCCGGAACTCCCCTGGGATTGTGCGGATATTCTTTTGGCGGAATGGTAGCCTTCCGGGCTGCGGCGGCAGGCGCAAGAATAGCCGCCCTGGCCGGGATAGCTCCCTATCTGGTGATGGATCCCCCGGAGGTGTTGGCGGGCTACAGCGGGCCCAAATTCATCGTCGTCGGTACCGCCGACGACGTTGTCGATCCGCGCCGGCTCAAGACGTTGGTAGATTCCACCATGCGTGGGTCCAGGGAATTTCGGCTTCTTGACGGTGCCGACCACTTCTTTGTAGACCGCGAGGCCGAGGTAGGCGAGGTGGTGGCGGAGTTCTTTACCACCTGCCTGCCCGGGTGA
- a CDS encoding MetQ/NlpA family ABC transporter substrate-binding protein: MTVLPFLPRKSGAAWVLVLVLALMLAAGCSRKAESDPLRVGVIPVEDNFPFFVAEQEGMFEKLGLRVELVPFNSARDRDLALQAGKIDGETADPVAVALLRKSGTAAKIICLTMGARPEEGRFVLLAAPSGRVKNPQDLRGATLAVSENTVIEYVADQLLANAGLNPAQVSKTPVPDMAQRLQLLLGGRVDAAVLPDPLATLAQEQGAPVLMDDTRQKENLSQVVLVFREEVIRSRRDDLVKLVRAYQQAAAEVTARPQAFRELFVERTRLPEALRDTYLTPRYSAPALPQPEDLDRVIRWMVAKGLLSDPYSYHDLVEEGVLKDLEP; the protein is encoded by the coding sequence ATGACCGTCCTTCCCTTCCTTCCCCGCAAGAGCGGCGCGGCCTGGGTATTGGTGCTGGTGCTTGCCCTGATGCTGGCGGCCGGATGTAGCCGCAAGGCCGAATCAGATCCCCTCCGAGTAGGTGTAATTCCGGTCGAGGATAACTTCCCCTTCTTTGTGGCCGAGCAGGAAGGGATGTTTGAGAAGCTCGGGCTAAGAGTGGAACTGGTGCCCTTCAACAGTGCCCGAGACCGGGATCTGGCCCTCCAGGCGGGCAAGATCGACGGCGAGACCGCCGACCCGGTGGCCGTGGCTCTGCTGCGCAAGTCGGGCACGGCGGCGAAGATCATATGCCTTACCATGGGCGCCCGGCCGGAAGAGGGACGTTTCGTGCTGCTGGCCGCCCCCAGCGGGCGGGTGAAGAATCCTCAGGACCTGCGCGGAGCCACGCTGGCGGTATCCGAAAACACGGTTATTGAGTACGTTGCCGATCAGTTGCTGGCCAATGCCGGCCTCAATCCCGCTCAGGTTAGCAAGACCCCGGTGCCGGACATGGCCCAGCGGCTGCAATTGCTTCTCGGCGGCCGGGTAGACGCCGCGGTGCTCCCGGATCCGCTGGCTACCCTGGCGCAGGAGCAGGGGGCGCCGGTACTCATGGATGATACCCGGCAGAAGGAAAACCTCTCCCAAGTGGTGCTGGTCTTCCGGGAGGAAGTCATCCGGAGCCGCCGGGACGACCTGGTCAAGCTGGTCCGGGCCTACCAGCAGGCGGCGGCAGAAGTGACGGCCCGACCGCAAGCGTTCCGGGAGCTCTTCGTGGAGCGCACCCGCCTTCCCGAAGCCCTCAGGGATACCTATCTTACGCCTCGCTACTCTGCCCCGGCGCTCCCGCAGCCGGAGGATCTGGACAGGGTTATACGCTGGATGGTCGCCAAGGGACTGCTGTCCGATCCTTATTCGTACCACGATCTGGTGGAGGAAGGGGTTCTAAAGGACCTGGAGCCATGA
- the mutL gene encoding DNA mismatch repair endonuclease MutL, with protein MLDPETAARIAAGEIIERPASVVKELVENAVDAAARRIEVHVTSRPDWQAVVRDDGDGIPAEEVELAFARHATSKLTGVEDLRRISTLGFRGEALPSIAAVAEVEMLTRPAGAAGGTRVRVRGGKVQERVPWPCAPGTRVTVSDLFFNLPVRRGALADPGREGLNVAETVARLALAHPDRAFSLAADGRLVFRAPGRGDLLGAVAAVWGSDLAREMMPVEGESGRLQVRGYLGRPGVGRADRRRQLLVVNGRPVVSQEFSRLLERLYAGQVPHGKHPVAVLHLLLPPEQVDANVHPAKLTVRLLSEEEIWEAVYRCLRPALETSSGPSRAVLTPPASGVRRGESGTGMVHEVDPGKMQVYDAGLRAGPFEPEVLFLPPLEPIGQLAATYILAQAGGELYIIDQHAAHERIRYTELGRREQTGGATQLLTAPLSRQLAPQETELFWRHAEVFRRLGYLAERFGPAGILFRGLPAGLPSEDSLRVLEEVLSSLAQDRGAEAELAERTRKALACRGAIKANQYLDLREMSMLLEELRRVPQPYTCPHGRPAILRFSREELARAFARR; from the coding sequence GTGTTGGACCCCGAAACCGCGGCCCGGATTGCCGCCGGGGAGATAATCGAACGGCCCGCTTCGGTGGTGAAGGAATTGGTAGAGAATGCCGTCGACGCCGCAGCCCGCCGGATCGAGGTACACGTTACCTCCAGACCCGACTGGCAGGCTGTGGTCCGAGATGACGGCGACGGCATTCCTGCCGAGGAGGTAGAGCTGGCCTTCGCCCGCCACGCCACCAGCAAGCTTACCGGCGTCGAGGACCTACGGCGGATCTCCACCTTGGGCTTCAGGGGGGAGGCCCTGCCCAGCATTGCGGCGGTGGCCGAGGTGGAGATGCTCACCCGTCCGGCCGGCGCCGCCGGGGGAACCAGGGTGCGGGTGCGCGGGGGAAAGGTGCAGGAGCGGGTTCCCTGGCCGTGCGCTCCCGGCACCCGGGTGACGGTGAGCGACCTCTTCTTCAACCTCCCGGTCCGGCGCGGGGCACTGGCCGATCCCGGGCGGGAGGGCCTGAACGTGGCCGAGACCGTGGCCCGCCTGGCCCTGGCCCACCCCGACCGGGCCTTCAGCCTGGCCGCCGACGGGCGCCTGGTCTTCCGAGCGCCCGGCCGGGGCGATCTGCTGGGCGCCGTGGCGGCGGTGTGGGGAAGCGACCTGGCCCGGGAAATGATGCCGGTAGAAGGGGAGAGCGGCCGCCTGCAGGTTCGAGGGTACCTGGGGCGGCCCGGGGTGGGTCGGGCGGACCGGCGACGCCAGCTTCTGGTGGTGAACGGCCGGCCGGTGGTTTCGCAGGAGTTTTCCCGGCTCCTGGAGCGGTTGTACGCGGGGCAGGTGCCTCACGGGAAGCATCCGGTAGCGGTATTGCATCTGCTTCTTCCTCCGGAACAGGTGGACGCCAACGTGCATCCGGCCAAGCTCACTGTACGCCTCCTCTCCGAAGAAGAGATCTGGGAGGCGGTATACCGCTGCCTGCGGCCGGCGTTGGAAACGAGCTCGGGTCCGTCCAGGGCGGTTCTGACCCCGCCTGCCTCCGGAGTGCGGCGGGGAGAAAGCGGCACGGGGATGGTTCACGAGGTTGACCCGGGTAAGATGCAGGTGTATGACGCCGGTTTGCGGGCCGGCCCGTTTGAACCCGAGGTGCTCTTTCTGCCGCCGTTGGAGCCCATAGGTCAGCTCGCCGCCACCTACATACTGGCGCAGGCCGGCGGCGAGCTGTACATTATCGACCAGCATGCTGCGCACGAGCGTATTCGCTACACGGAATTGGGCCGCCGGGAACAAACCGGCGGGGCGACGCAGCTGCTGACCGCACCCCTTTCCCGGCAACTGGCCCCTCAGGAAACGGAGCTCTTCTGGCGTCACGCGGAGGTCTTCCGGCGCCTGGGTTACCTGGCGGAGCGGTTCGGGCCCGCCGGTATACTGTTTCGGGGTCTGCCGGCAGGTCTGCCCTCCGAGGACTCGTTGCGGGTGTTGGAAGAGGTACTGAGTTCCCTGGCGCAGGACCGCGGCGCGGAAGCGGAGCTGGCCGAGCGCACCCGAAAGGCACTTGCCTGCCGGGGGGCAATTAAGGCCAACCAGTACCTGGACCTGCGGGAAATGAGCATGCTCTTGGAGGAGTTGCGCCGGGTTCCCCAGCCGTACACCTGTCCCCACGGGCGGCCGGCGATATTGCGCTTTTCTCGTGAGGAGTTGGCCCGGGCCTTTGCCCGGCGCTAG